The DNA region TGCTTCAGGTATTTCTGAGGAAACCACTTGGATCTGGGCCGTTCATAGTGAAACATCTTCCGGGATGCTAAACGATCTTTCATTGCTAAAAGAAATTGCCAGTGAACATCAATTGAAGCTTTGCCTGGATTGTATCAGCTCTATTGGTGCTGTAGAGGTTGACTTATCAGGTGTATTTCTAGCCACTGGGGTCAGCGGTAAAGCAGTACGGGCTCTAACTGGAATGTCCTTTGTTTTTCATCACCATGAGGTCCAGCCGTCAATGAAACTTCCAAAGTATCTTGATTTAGGAATGTACATGGCCAAACACAGTGTTCCTTTTTCACAATCCTCCAACCTCTTGGAGTCGCTCCTCGTGGCAGTGGAGAATTTATCAGTTGAGAGATACAAAGAAATTGAGGAAACACACCAGTTCTTAAAGAAACAATTGTTAAACTATAATTTTAAGATAATAAGTGAAGACAACGGCTCGCCAATCATCCATACCATCGAGCTTCCGCGGAGCATATCCTCCGCGATGATTGGTGAATTACTTTACTTCCAAGGGTATCAGCTTCATTACGAAAGTGAATACCTGCAGCAAAGAAACTGGATACAAATTTCCTGTATCGACAACTACGCAACCGCTGACTTAGAAAAAATGACCAGCCTTTTAAAAAGAATCGTCAGCTACGAACGAAAGAACAATGAACAATCGGTTAAAGCACAATAAATCTACACACAAAAAAGTCACTGCTGGTTTCAATGGCAGTGACTTTTTTCAGATCAGTGTCCTCCCCAGGTAGACAAATCAGCTAATTTGTCCACGAGCGGTGCCTGTCACCCGATTGGTCACCCGATTGGTCACCCGATTGTTGTTTCAACTGATTGAGTTTGCTGGCGTGCCAGATGTTTTTGTCGCTGATTGAGGTGTTTGCTTGGAGGTCAGCGATGGTTCGGGCAAGGCGGATGATTTTTATTTGGGTTCTGTTGCTCCAGTTTTCCTTTATCGCCAGCTGCTGAAGGTTTATTTGCTGCTCAGCCGTTAGCGGGTTTGTTTTGAGTAGGGTTTCGTATGGAACTCTACTATTACATACCTCACTCCCGTAGCGGTCATATTGCCGAGATCTTGCCTCTTCCACTCTTTGACGAATGACTTTAGATGCCTCCCATCCCTTTCCATTGGAACTGATCAAGTTAACCGGCTTTAACGCAAGTTGGATATCAAAGCGTTCTCGAAGTGGGCCAGAGATTTTATTTTGATAGGAGAGAATTTGCTGCTTAGTGCACATACAATAATGATAGTCTGAGCCAGTATGGCCACAAGGACAGGGATTCATTGCCGCAATTAAAATAAAGGATGATGGATAGGTAATCCTTGCTTGGGTACGGCTTATGGTGATTTTTCCATTTTCAAACGGCTGTCTTAGCATTTCAAGTGTCTTTTTGGGGAATTCTGCGATTTCATCAAGGAATAGCACACCGTGATGGGCTAAAGAAATTTCCCCCGGTTTTGGATAAGAACCCCCGCCAATCATAGCAATACTAGAAGCCGAATGATGCGGATTCCGATAAGGAGGCATTGTTCCACGAGGAAATTCGTTGCCGCTTAATTGATATAAACTCATCACTTCTAGTTGTGCTTCCTTTGTTAAAGGCGGTAAAATCGATGGAAAGCTCTCGGCTAGCATACTTTTCCCGCAGCCAGGAGGTCCAGACATGAGGACATGGTGCTCCCCGGCAGCAGCAATTTCCAACGCCCTTTTAGTCGTTTGATGTCCGATAACTTGTTGAAAATCAATGAAGCTATCAATCCTGGATTGAAAGTCATCGCTTTTTTTTATAATAGGAAGGGTTCCTTTTCCTGACAAATGATTAATTACTTCCTACATGCTGGATACATAAAGAATCTCTAGCTCTGGTAATTCCAAGCGGGGAAGCCTTTTGTCGTAGGGCATGTAGAGTTTATGTATTCCCACCTTTTTAGCCGCAAGTACTGCAGGCAACATGCCTTCAACTGGCATAATCGTTCCATCCAACGATAAAGCACCAATAAATCCAGCATCTTCTGGTATGTTATCATCCAGTTCATTCAAACTCTGTAACACACTAATTGCCATTGAAAAATCAAACATCGGGCCACTTTTCTTTTGCTCTGCAGGAGAAAGATTAATGATTATTTTTTCACCTGATAGGGGGTATCCCAGTGATTGTAGTGCGGCAATAATCCGTTCCTTTGATTCCTTAACCGCTGCATCGGGCAGTCCGACAATCCTGAATGAATCTGCCCCTACAAAAGCTCTCACCTCAACATTTACCCTGTATCCTTCCATTCCCTTTAAACCGATACTTGTTACTTTAGCACACATGGATTTTCCTCCCTTTTTCTTGGCAAAATAATAACCTTTCCTTTGTTGGATAAAAATAGGTCTACATGCGAGGATTTTACGTATGCCTCATATTTTGTAGATGGGGGATCAGGAAAGTAAGATAACAAGTGTTTTGTATCAATGAATTCGTGGACTTCACCATTAACATAGGCATGGTAACTGCTCCAAGGATAGTCTTCTAGCCTATCAACGAGCCCTGCTTTCAAAGGATTAAGGTGGATGTACTTGCTGACATCAAATTCATAATCAAGGGAATCAAGCAATTCATCACCATAGCGTTTTTCAAACACATGCCCTGTTTGGTTGTATTTTTTATTGAAGTATTTGGCGAATTTGGTGTTTAAGTTGCTCATGATTTTGGATGGTGATGTTTCTGAGGTTTCAAGCTGCAGGTGTGTGTGGTTGCTCATTAAGCAGAAAGATTGAAGAGAAAAGGGGTAGCGGTTCATCGTTTCTTTTAAAAAACGAAGGTACTGGATTCGGTCCTCATCATCATAAAAAAGTGGAGAACGATTGTTGCCTCTACTCGTAATGTGGTATTTTGCACCTGGAAACCAAGCACGATGTTTTCGACCCATAGAGGTCACTCCTATTCAGTTGGAATGGGTTTGAATTTGATTGATTAACGAAT from Neobacillus sp. FSL H8-0543 includes:
- a CDS encoding ATP-binding protein; this translates as MSGKGTLPIIKKSDDFQSRIDSFIDFQQVIGHQTTKRALEIAAAGEHHVLMSGPPGCGKSMLAESFPSILPPLTKEAQLEVMSLYQLSGNEFPRGTMPPYRNPHHSASSIAMIGGGSYPKPGEISLAHHGVLFLDEIAEFPKKTLEMLRQPFENGKITISRTQARITYPSSFILIAAMNPCPCGHTGSDYHYCMCTKQQILSYQNKISGPLRERFDIQLALKPVNLISSNGKGWEASKVIRQRVEEARSRQYDRYGSEVCNSRVPYETLLKTNPLTAEQQINLQQLAIKENWSNRTQIKIIRLARTIADLQANTSISDKNIWHASKLNQLKQQSGDQSGDQSGDRHRSWTN
- a CDS encoding magnesium chelatase domain-containing protein; protein product: MCAKVTSIGLKGMEGYRVNVEVRAFVGADSFRIVGLPDAAVKESKERIIAALQSLGYPLSGEKIIINLSPAEQKKSGPMFDFSMAISVLQSLNELDDNIPEDAGFIGALSLDGTIMPVEGMLPAVLAAKKVGIHKLYMPYDKRLPRLELPELEILYVSSM
- a CDS encoding transposase, whose amino-acid sequence is MGRKHRAWFPGAKYHITSRGNNRSPLFYDDEDRIQYLRFLKETMNRYPFSLQSFCLMSNHTHLQLETSETSPSKIMSNLNTKFAKYFNKKYNQTGHVFEKRYGDELLDSLDYEFDVSKYIHLNPLKAGLVDRLEDYPWSSYHAYVNGEVHEFIDTKHLLSYFPDPPSTKYEAYVKSSHVDLFLSNKGKVIILPRKREENPCVLK